From the genome of Nicotiana sylvestris chromosome 2, ASM39365v2, whole genome shotgun sequence, one region includes:
- the LOC104217534 gene encoding cation-chloride cotransporter 1-like isoform X1 translates to MHSDKNKEVIDDGEDIEVADDINQFPTGLGRKYSPVVAHDVNDSAVVEMTSIHPGSSSSFPKHDLKKVKVGVQPNMASEEREESLANQSINGPQRESKLELFGFDSLVNILGLKSMTGDQIQAPSSPRDGEDVTITFEQPKPTADKSGTWMGVFMPCLQNILGIIYYIRFSWIVGMAGIGESLLLVVFCGSCTFLTTVSLSAIASNGAMKGGGPYYLIGRALGPEVGVSIGLCFFLGNAIAGAMYVLGAVETFLNAVPSAGIFRETITRVNGTDIAEPITSPSLHDLQIYGIVVSILLCFVVFGGVKMINRVAPAFLVPVLFSLLCIFVGIFSARHDRPAVGITGLSLESFKNNWGSSYQMTNNAGIPDPNGKIYWDFNALVGLFFPAVTGIMAGSNRSASLKDTQRSIPVGTLAATLTTTGLYLVSVLLFGAVSTRDKLLTDRLLSATVAWPLPAIVYVGIILSTLGAALQSLTGAPRLLAAIANDDILPVLNYFKVADGHEPHVATLFTAFICIGCVVIGNLDLVSPTSTMFYLVCYAGVNLSSFLLDLLDAPSWRPRWKFHHWGLSLVGALLCIVIMFLISWAFTIVSLALASLIYYYVSIKGKAGDWGDGFKSAYFQLALRSLRSLGANQVHPKNWYPIPLVFCRPWGKLPENVPCHPKLADFANCMKKKGRGMSIFVSIIDGDYHERAEDAKAACEQLSTYIEYKQCEGVAEIVVAPNMSEGFRGIVQTMGLGNLKPNIIVMRYPEIWRRENLTDIPATFVGIINDCIVANKAVVIVKGLDEWPNEYQRQYGTIDLYWIVRDGGLMLLLSQLLLTKDSFEGCKIQVFCIAEEDSDAEGLKADVKKFLYDLRMQAEVIVISMKSWEAQGEQQESVEAFSAAQQRVASYLEEMKEQARRDGTPLLADGKPVFVEEQQVEKFLYTTLKLNLMIQKYSRMAAVVLVSLPPPPSNHPASFYMEYMDLLVENVPRLLIVRGYHKDVVTLFT, encoded by the exons ATGCATTCGGATAAAAATAAGGAGGTAATAGATGATGGAGAAGATATTGAGGTTGCGGATGATATTAATCAGTTCCCAACCGGTTTGGGACGAAAGTACAGTCCAGTAGTGGCTCACGACGTTAATGATAGTGCCGTTGTTGAGATGACTTCTATTCATCCCGGATCTTCCTCCTCTTTCCCTAAACACGATCTCAA GAAAGTTAAAGTGGGTGTCCAGCCAAATATGGCCTCTGAAGAAAGAGAAGAGTCATTAGCCAATCAAAGCATCAATGGTCCTCAAAGAGAGTCCAAACTGGAATTATTTGGCTTTGATTCTCTAGTAAATATTCTAGGTCTCAAGAG TATGACAGGGGATCAAATTCAGGCACCGTCTAGTCCAAGAGATGGTGAGGATGTAACTATCACATTTGAGCAACCTAAG CCAACTGCTGATAAGTCGGGCACATGGATGGGAGTGTTCATGCCATGCTTGCAAAATATTTTGGGGATCATTTACTACATTAGATTTTCATG GATTGTTGGTATGGCTGGCATTGGAGAGTCATTGTTGCTGGTTGTGTTCTGTGGATCATGTACTTTCCTGACTACAGTATCATTAAGTGCGATTGCCAGCAATGGTGCCATGAAG GGTGGTGGGCCTTACTATCTCATTGGTCGTGCATTGGGTCCAGAAGTTGGTGTCAGCATTGGGCTCTGTTTTTTCCTTGGGAATGCAATTGCTGGAGCAAT GTATGTACTGGGAGCTGTTGAGACTTTTCTAAATGCTGTACCAAGTGCTGGCATCTTTAGAG AAACTATCACACGAGTTAATGGCACAGATATTGCAGAGCCCATTACAAGTCCAAGTTTGCATGACCTGCAGATTTATGGGATTGTCGTCTCTATTCTTCTCTGCTTTGTAGTTTTTGGTGGAGTAAAAATGATCAATCGCGTTGCACCGGCATTTCTTGTACCCGTTTTATTCTCACTGCTTTGCATATTTGTCGGCATCTTTTCTGCGAGGCATGATCGTCCTGCAG TTGGGATCACAGGGTTGAGTTTGGAATCTTTCAAAAATAACTGGGGATCTTCTTATCAGATGACGAATAATGCTGGAATTCCAGATCCCAATGGCAAGATATACTGGGATTTTAA TGCATTGGTAGGTCTCTTCTTCCCTGCTGTGACTGGGATCATGGCAGGTTCAAACCGTTCAGCATCACTAAAGGACACTCAACGTTCAATTCCTGTTGGGACCTTAGCTGCAACTTTGACTACTACTGGTTTATATCTGGTTTCCGTGCTATTATTCGGAGCTGTTTCAACTAGAGATAAGCTTTTGACTGACAG GTTGTTGAGTGCTACAGTTGCATGGCCACTTCCAGCTATTGTTTATGTTGGGATAATCCTCTCAACCTTGGGGGCAGCCCTTCAAAGCTTGACTGGTGCTCCTCGTCTCCTTGCAGCAATTGCAAATGATGACATTCTACCTGTTCTTAACTATTTTAAGGTGGCAGATGGACATGAGCCTCATGTGGCTACTCTCTTCACTGCCTTCATCTGCATTGGTTGTGTTGTTATTGGGAATCTAGATCTTGTCTCACCTACTTCAACAATGTTTTACCTCGTATGCTATGCTGGTGTGAACTTATCCTCCTTCCTTCTGGATCTGTTAGATGCTCCCAGCTGGCGACCTCGATGGAAATTTCACCATTGGGGCCTCTCTCTTGTTGGAGCATTACTTTGTATAG TGATCATGTTTTTGATTTCCTGGGCATTCACCATTGTATCACTAGCCCTGGCAAGCCTCATATATTATTACGTAAGTATCAAGGGGAAAGCAGGAGACTGGGGTGATGGTTTTAAGAGTGCGTATTTTCAGCTTGCTCTTCGCAGTTTACGATCTTTGGGAG CAAACCAAGTACACCCGAAAAACTGGTATCCTATCCCGCTTGTATTTTGTCGTCCATGGGGCAAGCTGCCAGAAAATGTGCCGTGCCATCCAAAGCTTGCCGACTTTGCCAACTGCATGAAGAAAAAAGGCAGGGGAATGTCCATCTTTGTCTCTATTATAGATGGAGACTACCATGAACGTGCTGAGGATGCTAAGGCTGCTTGCGAGCAGCTAAGTACCTATATAGAGTACAAGCAATGTGAAGGTGTAGCTGAGATTGTTGTTGCCCCCAACATGTCAGAAGGCTTTAGAGGCATTGTTCAGACTATGGGTCTCGGAAATCTCAAGCCAAATATAATCGTAATGCGGTACCCTGAGATTTGGCGTCGTGAAAATTTGACCGATATTCCTGCTACCTTTGTAGGAATAATAAATGACTGCATTGTTGCAAACAAGGCTGTTGTCATTGTTAAGGGTCTAGATGAATGGCCAAATGAGTATCAAAGACAGTATGGTACCATCGATTTATACTGGATAGTGAGAGATGGTGGTCTTATGCTTCTGCTTTCTCAGCTCCTCCTTACAAAAGATAGCTTTGAGGGGTGTAAGATACAGGTGTTCTGCATTGCAGAGGAAGATTCTGATGCAGAGGGTCTCAAGGCTGATGTAAAGAAATTTCTTTATGATCTCCGGATGCAAGCTGAAGTTATTGTCATTTCGATGAAGTCATGGGAAGCCCAAGGGGAGCAGCAAGAATCTGTTGAAGCATTCAGTGCTGCACAGCAGAGAGTTGCTAGTTACTTGGAAGAAATGAAAGAGCAAGCGCGGAGAGACGGGACCCCTTTGTTGGCTGATGGAAAGCCTGTGTTTGTTGAAGAGCAACAAGTAGAGAAATTCCTCTATACCACTCTAAAGCTGAATTTAATGATACAGAAATACTCGAGAATGGCTGCAGTTGTGCTCGTAAGTCTACCTCCTCCCCCTTCCAACCATCCTGCATCCTTCTACATGGAGTACATGGACCTGTTGGTTGAAAATGTACCAAGGCTCTTGATTGTTCGTGGATATCACAAAGATGTTGTCACTTTATTCACGTAG
- the LOC104217534 gene encoding cation-chloride cotransporter 1-like isoform X2, which produces MTGDQIQAPSSPRDGEDVTITFEQPKPTADKSGTWMGVFMPCLQNILGIIYYIRFSWIVGMAGIGESLLLVVFCGSCTFLTTVSLSAIASNGAMKGGGPYYLIGRALGPEVGVSIGLCFFLGNAIAGAMYVLGAVETFLNAVPSAGIFRETITRVNGTDIAEPITSPSLHDLQIYGIVVSILLCFVVFGGVKMINRVAPAFLVPVLFSLLCIFVGIFSARHDRPAVGITGLSLESFKNNWGSSYQMTNNAGIPDPNGKIYWDFNALVGLFFPAVTGIMAGSNRSASLKDTQRSIPVGTLAATLTTTGLYLVSVLLFGAVSTRDKLLTDRLLSATVAWPLPAIVYVGIILSTLGAALQSLTGAPRLLAAIANDDILPVLNYFKVADGHEPHVATLFTAFICIGCVVIGNLDLVSPTSTMFYLVCYAGVNLSSFLLDLLDAPSWRPRWKFHHWGLSLVGALLCIVIMFLISWAFTIVSLALASLIYYYVSIKGKAGDWGDGFKSAYFQLALRSLRSLGANQVHPKNWYPIPLVFCRPWGKLPENVPCHPKLADFANCMKKKGRGMSIFVSIIDGDYHERAEDAKAACEQLSTYIEYKQCEGVAEIVVAPNMSEGFRGIVQTMGLGNLKPNIIVMRYPEIWRRENLTDIPATFVGIINDCIVANKAVVIVKGLDEWPNEYQRQYGTIDLYWIVRDGGLMLLLSQLLLTKDSFEGCKIQVFCIAEEDSDAEGLKADVKKFLYDLRMQAEVIVISMKSWEAQGEQQESVEAFSAAQQRVASYLEEMKEQARRDGTPLLADGKPVFVEEQQVEKFLYTTLKLNLMIQKYSRMAAVVLVSLPPPPSNHPASFYMEYMDLLVENVPRLLIVRGYHKDVVTLFT; this is translated from the exons ATGACAGGGGATCAAATTCAGGCACCGTCTAGTCCAAGAGATGGTGAGGATGTAACTATCACATTTGAGCAACCTAAG CCAACTGCTGATAAGTCGGGCACATGGATGGGAGTGTTCATGCCATGCTTGCAAAATATTTTGGGGATCATTTACTACATTAGATTTTCATG GATTGTTGGTATGGCTGGCATTGGAGAGTCATTGTTGCTGGTTGTGTTCTGTGGATCATGTACTTTCCTGACTACAGTATCATTAAGTGCGATTGCCAGCAATGGTGCCATGAAG GGTGGTGGGCCTTACTATCTCATTGGTCGTGCATTGGGTCCAGAAGTTGGTGTCAGCATTGGGCTCTGTTTTTTCCTTGGGAATGCAATTGCTGGAGCAAT GTATGTACTGGGAGCTGTTGAGACTTTTCTAAATGCTGTACCAAGTGCTGGCATCTTTAGAG AAACTATCACACGAGTTAATGGCACAGATATTGCAGAGCCCATTACAAGTCCAAGTTTGCATGACCTGCAGATTTATGGGATTGTCGTCTCTATTCTTCTCTGCTTTGTAGTTTTTGGTGGAGTAAAAATGATCAATCGCGTTGCACCGGCATTTCTTGTACCCGTTTTATTCTCACTGCTTTGCATATTTGTCGGCATCTTTTCTGCGAGGCATGATCGTCCTGCAG TTGGGATCACAGGGTTGAGTTTGGAATCTTTCAAAAATAACTGGGGATCTTCTTATCAGATGACGAATAATGCTGGAATTCCAGATCCCAATGGCAAGATATACTGGGATTTTAA TGCATTGGTAGGTCTCTTCTTCCCTGCTGTGACTGGGATCATGGCAGGTTCAAACCGTTCAGCATCACTAAAGGACACTCAACGTTCAATTCCTGTTGGGACCTTAGCTGCAACTTTGACTACTACTGGTTTATATCTGGTTTCCGTGCTATTATTCGGAGCTGTTTCAACTAGAGATAAGCTTTTGACTGACAG GTTGTTGAGTGCTACAGTTGCATGGCCACTTCCAGCTATTGTTTATGTTGGGATAATCCTCTCAACCTTGGGGGCAGCCCTTCAAAGCTTGACTGGTGCTCCTCGTCTCCTTGCAGCAATTGCAAATGATGACATTCTACCTGTTCTTAACTATTTTAAGGTGGCAGATGGACATGAGCCTCATGTGGCTACTCTCTTCACTGCCTTCATCTGCATTGGTTGTGTTGTTATTGGGAATCTAGATCTTGTCTCACCTACTTCAACAATGTTTTACCTCGTATGCTATGCTGGTGTGAACTTATCCTCCTTCCTTCTGGATCTGTTAGATGCTCCCAGCTGGCGACCTCGATGGAAATTTCACCATTGGGGCCTCTCTCTTGTTGGAGCATTACTTTGTATAG TGATCATGTTTTTGATTTCCTGGGCATTCACCATTGTATCACTAGCCCTGGCAAGCCTCATATATTATTACGTAAGTATCAAGGGGAAAGCAGGAGACTGGGGTGATGGTTTTAAGAGTGCGTATTTTCAGCTTGCTCTTCGCAGTTTACGATCTTTGGGAG CAAACCAAGTACACCCGAAAAACTGGTATCCTATCCCGCTTGTATTTTGTCGTCCATGGGGCAAGCTGCCAGAAAATGTGCCGTGCCATCCAAAGCTTGCCGACTTTGCCAACTGCATGAAGAAAAAAGGCAGGGGAATGTCCATCTTTGTCTCTATTATAGATGGAGACTACCATGAACGTGCTGAGGATGCTAAGGCTGCTTGCGAGCAGCTAAGTACCTATATAGAGTACAAGCAATGTGAAGGTGTAGCTGAGATTGTTGTTGCCCCCAACATGTCAGAAGGCTTTAGAGGCATTGTTCAGACTATGGGTCTCGGAAATCTCAAGCCAAATATAATCGTAATGCGGTACCCTGAGATTTGGCGTCGTGAAAATTTGACCGATATTCCTGCTACCTTTGTAGGAATAATAAATGACTGCATTGTTGCAAACAAGGCTGTTGTCATTGTTAAGGGTCTAGATGAATGGCCAAATGAGTATCAAAGACAGTATGGTACCATCGATTTATACTGGATAGTGAGAGATGGTGGTCTTATGCTTCTGCTTTCTCAGCTCCTCCTTACAAAAGATAGCTTTGAGGGGTGTAAGATACAGGTGTTCTGCATTGCAGAGGAAGATTCTGATGCAGAGGGTCTCAAGGCTGATGTAAAGAAATTTCTTTATGATCTCCGGATGCAAGCTGAAGTTATTGTCATTTCGATGAAGTCATGGGAAGCCCAAGGGGAGCAGCAAGAATCTGTTGAAGCATTCAGTGCTGCACAGCAGAGAGTTGCTAGTTACTTGGAAGAAATGAAAGAGCAAGCGCGGAGAGACGGGACCCCTTTGTTGGCTGATGGAAAGCCTGTGTTTGTTGAAGAGCAACAAGTAGAGAAATTCCTCTATACCACTCTAAAGCTGAATTTAATGATACAGAAATACTCGAGAATGGCTGCAGTTGTGCTCGTAAGTCTACCTCCTCCCCCTTCCAACCATCCTGCATCCTTCTACATGGAGTACATGGACCTGTTGGTTGAAAATGTACCAAGGCTCTTGATTGTTCGTGGATATCACAAAGATGTTGTCACTTTATTCACGTAG
- the LOC104217534 gene encoding cation-chloride cotransporter 1-like isoform X3, with amino-acid sequence MGVFMPCLQNILGIIYYIRFSWIVGMAGIGESLLLVVFCGSCTFLTTVSLSAIASNGAMKGGGPYYLIGRALGPEVGVSIGLCFFLGNAIAGAMYVLGAVETFLNAVPSAGIFRETITRVNGTDIAEPITSPSLHDLQIYGIVVSILLCFVVFGGVKMINRVAPAFLVPVLFSLLCIFVGIFSARHDRPAVGITGLSLESFKNNWGSSYQMTNNAGIPDPNGKIYWDFNALVGLFFPAVTGIMAGSNRSASLKDTQRSIPVGTLAATLTTTGLYLVSVLLFGAVSTRDKLLTDRLLSATVAWPLPAIVYVGIILSTLGAALQSLTGAPRLLAAIANDDILPVLNYFKVADGHEPHVATLFTAFICIGCVVIGNLDLVSPTSTMFYLVCYAGVNLSSFLLDLLDAPSWRPRWKFHHWGLSLVGALLCIVIMFLISWAFTIVSLALASLIYYYVSIKGKAGDWGDGFKSAYFQLALRSLRSLGANQVHPKNWYPIPLVFCRPWGKLPENVPCHPKLADFANCMKKKGRGMSIFVSIIDGDYHERAEDAKAACEQLSTYIEYKQCEGVAEIVVAPNMSEGFRGIVQTMGLGNLKPNIIVMRYPEIWRRENLTDIPATFVGIINDCIVANKAVVIVKGLDEWPNEYQRQYGTIDLYWIVRDGGLMLLLSQLLLTKDSFEGCKIQVFCIAEEDSDAEGLKADVKKFLYDLRMQAEVIVISMKSWEAQGEQQESVEAFSAAQQRVASYLEEMKEQARRDGTPLLADGKPVFVEEQQVEKFLYTTLKLNLMIQKYSRMAAVVLVSLPPPPSNHPASFYMEYMDLLVENVPRLLIVRGYHKDVVTLFT; translated from the exons ATGGGAGTGTTCATGCCATGCTTGCAAAATATTTTGGGGATCATTTACTACATTAGATTTTCATG GATTGTTGGTATGGCTGGCATTGGAGAGTCATTGTTGCTGGTTGTGTTCTGTGGATCATGTACTTTCCTGACTACAGTATCATTAAGTGCGATTGCCAGCAATGGTGCCATGAAG GGTGGTGGGCCTTACTATCTCATTGGTCGTGCATTGGGTCCAGAAGTTGGTGTCAGCATTGGGCTCTGTTTTTTCCTTGGGAATGCAATTGCTGGAGCAAT GTATGTACTGGGAGCTGTTGAGACTTTTCTAAATGCTGTACCAAGTGCTGGCATCTTTAGAG AAACTATCACACGAGTTAATGGCACAGATATTGCAGAGCCCATTACAAGTCCAAGTTTGCATGACCTGCAGATTTATGGGATTGTCGTCTCTATTCTTCTCTGCTTTGTAGTTTTTGGTGGAGTAAAAATGATCAATCGCGTTGCACCGGCATTTCTTGTACCCGTTTTATTCTCACTGCTTTGCATATTTGTCGGCATCTTTTCTGCGAGGCATGATCGTCCTGCAG TTGGGATCACAGGGTTGAGTTTGGAATCTTTCAAAAATAACTGGGGATCTTCTTATCAGATGACGAATAATGCTGGAATTCCAGATCCCAATGGCAAGATATACTGGGATTTTAA TGCATTGGTAGGTCTCTTCTTCCCTGCTGTGACTGGGATCATGGCAGGTTCAAACCGTTCAGCATCACTAAAGGACACTCAACGTTCAATTCCTGTTGGGACCTTAGCTGCAACTTTGACTACTACTGGTTTATATCTGGTTTCCGTGCTATTATTCGGAGCTGTTTCAACTAGAGATAAGCTTTTGACTGACAG GTTGTTGAGTGCTACAGTTGCATGGCCACTTCCAGCTATTGTTTATGTTGGGATAATCCTCTCAACCTTGGGGGCAGCCCTTCAAAGCTTGACTGGTGCTCCTCGTCTCCTTGCAGCAATTGCAAATGATGACATTCTACCTGTTCTTAACTATTTTAAGGTGGCAGATGGACATGAGCCTCATGTGGCTACTCTCTTCACTGCCTTCATCTGCATTGGTTGTGTTGTTATTGGGAATCTAGATCTTGTCTCACCTACTTCAACAATGTTTTACCTCGTATGCTATGCTGGTGTGAACTTATCCTCCTTCCTTCTGGATCTGTTAGATGCTCCCAGCTGGCGACCTCGATGGAAATTTCACCATTGGGGCCTCTCTCTTGTTGGAGCATTACTTTGTATAG TGATCATGTTTTTGATTTCCTGGGCATTCACCATTGTATCACTAGCCCTGGCAAGCCTCATATATTATTACGTAAGTATCAAGGGGAAAGCAGGAGACTGGGGTGATGGTTTTAAGAGTGCGTATTTTCAGCTTGCTCTTCGCAGTTTACGATCTTTGGGAG CAAACCAAGTACACCCGAAAAACTGGTATCCTATCCCGCTTGTATTTTGTCGTCCATGGGGCAAGCTGCCAGAAAATGTGCCGTGCCATCCAAAGCTTGCCGACTTTGCCAACTGCATGAAGAAAAAAGGCAGGGGAATGTCCATCTTTGTCTCTATTATAGATGGAGACTACCATGAACGTGCTGAGGATGCTAAGGCTGCTTGCGAGCAGCTAAGTACCTATATAGAGTACAAGCAATGTGAAGGTGTAGCTGAGATTGTTGTTGCCCCCAACATGTCAGAAGGCTTTAGAGGCATTGTTCAGACTATGGGTCTCGGAAATCTCAAGCCAAATATAATCGTAATGCGGTACCCTGAGATTTGGCGTCGTGAAAATTTGACCGATATTCCTGCTACCTTTGTAGGAATAATAAATGACTGCATTGTTGCAAACAAGGCTGTTGTCATTGTTAAGGGTCTAGATGAATGGCCAAATGAGTATCAAAGACAGTATGGTACCATCGATTTATACTGGATAGTGAGAGATGGTGGTCTTATGCTTCTGCTTTCTCAGCTCCTCCTTACAAAAGATAGCTTTGAGGGGTGTAAGATACAGGTGTTCTGCATTGCAGAGGAAGATTCTGATGCAGAGGGTCTCAAGGCTGATGTAAAGAAATTTCTTTATGATCTCCGGATGCAAGCTGAAGTTATTGTCATTTCGATGAAGTCATGGGAAGCCCAAGGGGAGCAGCAAGAATCTGTTGAAGCATTCAGTGCTGCACAGCAGAGAGTTGCTAGTTACTTGGAAGAAATGAAAGAGCAAGCGCGGAGAGACGGGACCCCTTTGTTGGCTGATGGAAAGCCTGTGTTTGTTGAAGAGCAACAAGTAGAGAAATTCCTCTATACCACTCTAAAGCTGAATTTAATGATACAGAAATACTCGAGAATGGCTGCAGTTGTGCTCGTAAGTCTACCTCCTCCCCCTTCCAACCATCCTGCATCCTTCTACATGGAGTACATGGACCTGTTGGTTGAAAATGTACCAAGGCTCTTGATTGTTCGTGGATATCACAAAGATGTTGTCACTTTATTCACGTAG